The following is a genomic window from bacterium.
ATCATCTAAATTTTTGTAAGAATAATGGACAAGTTTTGCTGAAAGCATTGCCATATGTTCTTTTCCTGCCTGTATTTCAGCATGCACTCGGACATCTTCATAACGATGTTCTTTAGTAAAAAGACGAATTACCCTGTCTTTTTCCCAACCACAATGTCTGATTTCCTTTCCCATGAAAATATTTGTTCGATATATCCAGTAGGCTTTTTTGTCAGGTCCTTTTTCAAGCAATTGCAAAATTTCATTACGTAACTGTGAATTTACACGCTCATCTGCGTCTATAAGAATTACCCAGTTATGAGATGCTTGAGGAATTATCCAGTTTTTTTGACGGGCAGAATAATCATATTTGTGTTGAATAATTTTATCGGCATATTTTCGTGCAATAGACACGGTATTATCAGTACTAAATGAATCAACTACTATAAGTTCATCTACCCAATCCAGATTCTTTAGACAATCTTGGATATTGTCTTCTTCGTTATAAGTTGGAACTATTGCGGAAATTTTCTGCTTCATTGCGTTTTATCCGTCTTTAATACGTTTCTTAAGAATATTGTAATCTTTTCTGCTCTTTTTTCCCAAGTAAAATTTTTTACTTTCTCGTATGCTTGTTCGCAAATTTTTCGT
Proteins encoded in this region:
- a CDS encoding glycosyltransferase family 2 protein, with protein sequence MKQKISAIVPTYNEEDNIQDCLKNLDWVDELIVVDSFSTDNTVSIARKYADKIIQHKYDYSARQKNWIIPQASHNWVILIDADERVNSQLRNEILQLLEKGPDKKAYWIYRTNIFMGKEIRHCGWEKDRVIRLFTKEHRYEDVRVHAEIQAGKEHMAMLSAKLVHYSYKNLDDYLIKLRRYSKWGAEKSFTAGKRANFFIICVAPLGMFLKRYIGKLGFLDGIHGLVLSLFASFSVLIKYIRLWELQTIENRRQKTDNR